The genome window GAGGAGAACGACCGGTGCTTCCCAAAGAACCCCGGTCAAGGTTGAGTTTAGGATGGAGCTGGACGTGGGGACCATCCCTGAGGTCAGTGCCAAGTTTTGGAGAAGGATGCTCCGGGATGGAAAGCCCTGCCCGGGATGCTGGGAGAGGCTCAACCTTGGACCTCTCTGGCAATTTTGTGGTCTGGAGTCGGGTTAGAAAACACCGTGGGTTTAGGGGTTTGATGGGAGCCGGGCGCGGGGCAAACCTTGGAGGTGTCGTATCCCATCTCCCTGTTGATCCACCTGGAAGGTGACAGTGGCATCCCTAGGGATGGATGTCATCCATGGTGCCGGGCAGGGGGACGCTGCCGCCTGGTGCCAGCCTAATTCAGCGGCACGTGGGAGGAGGTTTCGTGCATCCTTCCCCCTCATTTTCCGGGGATCCCAGCCTCTTCCCGGCCCTTGCGTGGCAGCGCGTGGGTGCGGGGCTGGCTCGGGGACACGATGGCTTCGGGCCACGCACGAGCGGCGCGGTGGCTGCCCCGTTGCGCCCGTCCGTGCTCCCTGCACTGAGTTTGGGGTTCCCGGGGGGTCCTATAAGCCACGGGGAGCTCGGTGCACAGCCTGCCCCGCTCCATCCATCCCCTCCCTTGGTGGCGCTGGGGACAACCGGAGGGTCCCGAGGGGACGATGCTCGCCTCCTCCCCGGCCTCGCGCGGCTCGCACCGGGCTGGGCAGCGGTCCGGAGCTGGCCCCTGGCGCAGCCGCTTGGCCGACAGCCCGGCTGGGGAGGTCAGCGTTGGGTTTTGTCCTCGTTTCCTCCCTCGATCTTTCCTCCGCTTGTTTTTCtcgggcaggggagggagggggacagCGGCTTTGCATGTGTGCGTTTGTGTGTGTCCCGGGTTCTTCCACCCCAACAGGGACTCTGCAGGAGGTCCTGCATCCCCCGGACAGGAGGGCAGCATCCCGTCCCGCTGCCCGCTCCCGTGCCAGGATGGTGGCTCGGGGACATCTCCATCAGCCTGGTGTCACTAGCTGTGCCAGGCGCTGGCGGGGACCCCGTGGCTCGGCTGCCCCGGCCGTGTTCGGCGTTTGTCAGGAGGATGCCGGCTCTGCCGAAATCCAGCAGCATCCGTTCGGGGTTTAACCCCAGACCTCGCTTAGCGCAGATCTTGAATTACCCGCAGGGTCTGGCGTGAGCTgcacccaaaaaaacccctttcgTCCCCGACCGAGGGGACACGGACAGACGGACGGGTGCATCCAGCCAGGCTTCGGTGCCTCCGCTTTCCCCCCGGAGCAGAGGGATTGAGGCTTGTCCTGGGCTGAAAATAACACGGCACGGGGCTGAAAACCTCGGTATTTTTGCAGCAGGGAGGCTGCGTTTGCGCAGGGGACGGTGCTCGCCTTTGCACGTGTCGGGACGCTGAGGTTACCGAGCAGATCTTGGGGCTTGGCGATGCCCTCCGCCGTCGCCTTTGGTGGAACGGAGGGATGATGACCCCGATGCCATCGCGGTGGCGGTGGCATCCCCAGGAGCAGCTTTGGCAGCGTCGCCTCCCTGGACCGgtttggggatgggggaggTGATGGTGGGGTTGGCCCGTCCATCCATCCTTGCAAAGCATCGCTGTGGCTTTGCAGCTTtgtgcaggaaagaaaaagagaaagatgccCAGAGCGGCTGGCGGGgtttaaaaaacttaaaaaaacccacaaaataaataagaaagcaaCCAGACGTTAACCCTCTgcgggctgtgctgctggcaagCCAGTGCCCGCTCCCAACGGGGCAAAGCCTCGTGTTGCTCATCCCGCCTCGTCCCCCCGCTCTCCCCAAGCCGCAGGCGGCCGTGGTGCttagaaaaaaagcccaaacgAACCTTTTCCCTGTTTGCGGAGGTGGCTCCtcgggctgcagggggacagggatgggggaaggaTTTGTGCCCGTTCCCTTACACTGAGGACGGTCCCGCTGGGCCTGGCGCTGCCGCCGGCTTCCCAGGCTGCTCCCTGGAAAAGCATCTTTGAGCCAAAGCCTGTAAATGCTggatgctattaaaaaaaaaaaaaaccaaaaaaacaaccaaaggggaggaaaaaaaaaaaaaaaaaagcctgggaAGCATCTGACTGTCCACCAGCTGGGCTAATGTTCTTCTTCACATGGGCAGAGGCTGGGAGGTGTTTTTCGGGGTGCCCGACACACTCTGGGAGCATCCCTGAACCCCTTCCCCTTGCTTCCTCTCCCCCAAGCCCGCATGTGGCTCTATTTTAGGCAACCTCAAGCCTTTTAGAGAGTACATAGGGGAAAATCACCACTTTAGATGGTGTCACCACCATCCTAAAGGACGCGGCCATCCCTGGCCTCCGGAGCTGGGATGCCACCATCCCTGGCGAGCAACCGGTCCAGCCGTGGCAGCATCCCGGCGGGCAGGATGCCGGCGGTGGGCGCTTGGGGCCACGTCGGCCGGCGCCTCGCCAGGCGGGGCTGCGGCCGAGCtattgttttcccttcctgcttGTTTTTCCGGACAACCCTCCcctaattaaataaaaacacccATCGTCGGAGAAGTGAACAAACCGGGCCCCCCCCGCAACCCCCAGCACGGTCCCGTGCTGTGGGAGGGCAAAGCACCCGTGGGAGAAATCCCCGGGGGAGGAAGGCGATGGGCGAGCAGAGCGGTGAAGGTAGGGCGATCGTCGAGGGAAAGGCGCGTTGGGATGTGGTTTAGCCCGCTGCCAGGTTTCCATGCGCGGCCGTGGTCCAAAAATGGGTGGTTTTGGCGATGTATGGGATGTGTACGGTCCAGGGAGAGCTGCTGGTTGCGGGGTGGCTTCATCCCGGTGCGTCCTGGTTTCGGGAGTTGTGGGAAGACGCGAGCATCACATCATCCTTGAAAAAACAACGACGACAAAAACTATATGGCCTCAAAACCATGCAGAAAAGGCTGAAGGTTTCATCCAAGGGTCTTGAAAGCAGTGGGTAAATTATAGGGGGCTGAGGATTAAAACCGAAAGCGCGGGCGTCTTTGGGATTTCTGATGATGCGCCTTTGTGACGTTTGAATTAATCTgtaaaaataaggtttttaacgttatttctttctttagcaAAAGTCAAGTTTTGGCATTAAATAGTTTCAGCCAAGCTCTTTCACCCTGAAATGGAGCGGTGTTCAAATTGAGAATAGGACACGGTATTTTTTGAGGCGCAAGTGCTGACATTGTCTTCAGCTACTTATTAAAGCACTTTTCCTTAATCAGTTTAATACTGAAGGTCAACGGTAAATGTTTTGGTGGTTgcaaatgatacagaaaagcagattgCTGTTTTTCATGGGAGTTTTTGGGGTGAAAAATTTTAGGGAAATCCCCAAATTTTGTGCTGAATGGAAACTGGTTTGGGGGCAGCTGGTTCAACTGCTCTGCCCGGCGTGAAGCAGGGGCTTGTGGCCAcctaaatgtgctttttatgcCCCAAAAACACCATCCTTATGCTAATACAGGAGAGAGGTACTCGTGGTCCTCGATGCTTCGGTGATGAGGGTGATAGACATggctataaataaataaatagagagGCTGGTGAATGTCAGAGGTGGTCTTCTGGGGGGCTGCAGATTTGAGTATTTAAATATATCCAGAGTGACCTGACCTGCTGGTTCCTTGGGGGGTTTTTATTGCTGCAGGAGCATTTAGGGATCTGGGTCTTAATACATGCTAAgctaaataacattttatcTTGGTACGTCGATTTAAatccagcagcagccccctTTCAAGGGACGTGATCGGGTGTTGGTGTGGCTgtttggggaaactgaggcacgcgGGGGGATGCGGGTGGAAagggagctgggctgtgctTGGGTCTATCTCCTACAGCAGAATTTTCGGTGGCTTTGCTGGAGAGAGGGTGCCCCGGTCCAGCGAGCACCAACATCTCCTTCGGCCGCTGTTCCTATATCGCTCTTACGTCTTCCTCGCATCCCCTGCCACTGGGGCTCAGCCGACCCACATCCCTCGGTCCCTCCTCGCCCCGAGCATCCTCCCCGTCCTCCGGCCGCCTTCCCGCCTCGCCGGCCGTTTTGGGATGGGGCTTTGGCAGCATCGCTTGGAAATGCGCTTAAAATAGAGCCGGAGGGCAGCGTCGGGGCGGGGAGGGCTGTCTGGAGGCACCGCCGTCCCCTCGGGGTGGGGACTTCGCGGCCACGCTGCTTTCGAATAATTTTTTATGGGGGATTTTTTGGGTGCCGACGATGCCAGGACCCTGCCCGGAGGTCGTCGGCGCGCGGTGGGGGCCGGCGGTTTTAGGGTTCGCTCCGGTTTGGTGCACCCAGCCAGTACCCCAAGTCCGGACTTGGGGTGGAGGTGACCTGTTCCTGCGGTGCCGTGTTGGGCTGCTCATGGGACTAAACCGATCCAGAGGGCCAAGGTGGTGATggtggaaaagaggaaaactgtgatttttatttattttttttttaaataagtatttgttaatttaaaaaaaatgtattttttaacatattttgaaatatatatatattttttaaaaatatttgcgTTTTCCCAGGGGAAGGGTAATGGATTTAACCCTCCCGTTAATCCCAATTAATCGGGCTTCTCCGCTCCAGTGGAGTTGCAGGGACGGGAGCTGCCGGAGGGGTATTTCGGGGCAAGTTGGGGTCTTTCTTGGGATCTCACCCCGGCGGGCGCCTCTCGTCTTGGCTGGCGCTCCAGCTCCGGGCGAGCTCACGAAAAGCATCTGATAGCAATAAAGAGCAAAAACCTCCCGCTGACAAGCCCGGGCTGAAGTCACCGACGGGACGCGGCCAAGACACGCATTGTCCTCGCCGCTGCTGGGACTGATTAGAGCCGCCTGGCAAGCCCCGGCGCTGGGTGAGGGGTCAGCCCCTTTTGCCAAAAATCCTCGATCCggagcaaaaaaaaaccaccccaaacccccagcttttgttttccaggctgTGCGGAGGCGATGCCGCCCGGCGGACCCAATTCCCCCTGTTTTGCACCCATTTTTCCACGGCTGTGGCCGTGCCGAGCTTGGGGCATCCTATATGGGGAGCGAGGTGAGATGGATCCTGGGAGGAAAAACCTGAATTcgatttttgtttttcatagcGAAAGCAAAGCAGGAGAGGCCCTGGCAAACAGCAAACTGCTCCGCTAAAAGCTTGCTGTCTCTTCAGTGTTCGATATTTATtatatcattatttattttctatgcGCTTGGGGGGTCTGAGCCATCCAAGTTCCTCTCATCAAAATGTCCTTGGCAGTCGCAAGGCTTAgaaaatggggaggggggaatggGTGGATGGCTGTTCCGGCTGGGATGCAGCATTTTataacaaatatatataaagagtgtttatgtatttatatatttttgtatttatatatttataaagagttgaaatatatataaatgaatgtagaagatataaaaaatatataaatatatatataaaatatatataaccCCCCCCCTTTGCCCCACTCCATGCTGCAGAGCCAAGTATTTGGCAAAGAGCTggtttttccctgttttccccAGGTACGAGCGTTTGCTGGGGCTCTCTGGGACCATTGGGACCATGCGAAGCTGACGACCCCATTGGTTGGGCGGGTTGgttgcagaacagaaattcagtgaaaatgaaatttttggcaaggagggggaaggggtttttttgcttgttgagaaaacagaagagaaaacacccttttttattatttaaacatttttgtcttgtgTGTGCTTTTGCCTTTGgctcacacaaaaaaaaaaaaagtcagacaaAACGTGTCTTGCTGGAATTCATGTGTTGATCAAGAGCTGCCATTTGTCCCAGAAAAAATGGGAGCTGAGAAACTTTTTGGAGCAGGAGGTGCAGTGTAAACCCAGCAGGTTGAACCCTTTCTGTCTGCCACTGTTCTGCACCATGTCCTCGGTCACATCCCGCAATGGTGGGGAAAGAGGGTGTTAATGTGGCCGGATCCGTCTCCATCCACGAATTGGGtattcagcacagaaaaccaaagggcagcagagggaaaggggatATCCCACCTGCTTTTAATACAGGGCGCGGGATTTAGGGCGTGGGATATCCCTTACGTTCGGGATGCAGCTGGCAAACCCATCCTGGGGCTCAGGTATCCCCAGGAGAGGTGATAAAGGTCCAGGGGTGGTCTGCACCATGCAAAATTCATGTGAGCTAAATTAAATATCCAGCAAAGGCAGCCTGGGAAGTGTTGGCAGTCGCAGCACTTcgtagtgtcgtggtttaaccccagccagcaactaagcaccacgcagccgctcactcgcagtgagatgggggagagaattggggaaaaaaaagtaaaactcgtgggttgagatgagaacagtttaatagaacagaagggaagagaataataatgataagaataacaataataatatgttaataataataaaggaattggaatatacaaaacaagtgatgcgcaatgcaactgctcaccactcgctgaccgatgcccagttagctcccgagCAGCGGTCTGCCCCACTCtggccaactcctcccagtttataccCTGGccatgacgtcacatggtatggaataccccgttggccagtttgggtcagctgtcctggctgtgtcccctcccaactccttgtgcccctccagccttctggctggctgggcatgagaacctgaaaaatccttgacttagactaaacacgacttagcaacaactgaaaacatcagtgtgttatcaacattcttctcatactgaacccaaaacatagcactgtaccagctactagaaggaaaattaactctatcccagctgaaaccaggacacgcAGCCTGGGGATGTTGCTCACTGATTTGAATTTTTCCAGGCATTGCTTTTCCCCAGGCAATTCAAAATGGGCTTTAAAAAAGCGCATAAATCATCCCGGTGAATCCAGCTAGCGACTTAGCTGCTAACGTGAGCCAGAGCACGTGGCGTAATTCGGCAAATATTGGGGATATTGTGTTTTATGTAATTATCTTGTAGAAGCAGGGAGTTTTAAAATCCTAATTTCCTTCTATTTAGGGGGTCAAATCTCAGCTGGTGCCTAAAATTGGCTTCCCGCGTGGGGCAAACGTCCCCCCGGAGTCTCCATCTGGTTCAGGAGGTCGAGGTATCCCCTCTCCTGCTTGACATCTCCTCCGCCTGAGCGTGGAGAGCTGAGCCAGGCTTTGGACCTTCTTGGTGGTGGGGTGGCCATGGTGCCTCCTACCCAGGCTGAAGGGATGTCCATGGGTGCTCGTATGGCCTTCGCCTGTCCTTTCATTGGGCTTTCTCCTCTTTGGTTGAGTCTCCTGGACTCAAGTTGGTGGTGGAGCTTCTTGGTTGGTGTCTGCAAGCTGGGCCTGGTAGTGGAGCATTTCGGTTGGCATCTCCAAGCTGGGCCTAGTAGTATTGCTTCTTGGTGTTTTGAAGCTGTGTCTGGCGGTGGAGCTTCTTGGTTGGCATCTCCAAGCTGGGTCTGGCAGTGGAGCTTCTTGGTTGGTATCTCCAAGCTGGGTCTGGCAGTGGAGCTTCTTGGTTGGCATCTCCAAGCTGGGTCTGGCAGTGGAGCTTCTTGGTTGGCATCTCCAAGCTGGGTCTGGCAGTGGAGCTTCTTGGTTGGCACCTCCAAGCTGGGTCTGGTAGTGAAGCTTCTTGGTTGGCGTCTCTGACTTGGGATGGTATGGACAGGGATGGGTGGCATGGCTGGCTGGGTGTTTTCCTGGGGAAAGAGCCCTCCTgaatgattttatttccttcctccccacagcTGATAGTCGAAAAAACGACTGACTACCCTTCGGCTGAGTACTCCCTGGTGGAGGATGTAGCCCTCCACTTCACGTGTTTGATGGACAGACTGAACGAGCAGCGCCTCTTTCAGCCGGACCTGTGTGACGTGGACATCGTGCTGGTGCAGCACAAAAGCATCTTCCCGGCGCATAAGGGGGTCCTGGCGGCCTACAGCCAGTTCTTCCACTCCCTCTTCACCCAAAACAAGCAGCTGCAGCGTGTGGAGCTCTCTCTGGAGGCCCTCACCTCGCAGGGCCTCCAGCAGATCCTCAACTTCATCTACACGTCCAAGCTCCTCGTCAACTCCTGCAATGTGCAGGACGTGCTGAACGCGGCTGCCGTGCTGCAGATGAACAACATTGCCTCCTCCTGCCAGAACCTCCTCGACACCCGCTCGCTCAGCCTGGCCGCCGACATGGCCCTGCCCGCCGAGGGCTGCACCGGACCCCCGCCCTACTACTGCGAGATCAAGcaggaggtggatgccccccATCCCAAAATCTACGCCCGGGAGGGCAACGACCCCTACTCGGTGCGGGTGGAGGATGGAGCAGGCGGTGGGACGCTCCCGCCTGGTCCAGCCAAGCAGTACTacaaggaggagaaggatgaTGGTCCGGGCGCTGTCTGTAAGATGGAGGGCGAGGAGTCCGAGGAGGACCTGGACAGCCAGGGCTCATACAACCGGGAGCAGATCATCGTGGAGGTGAACCTCAACAACCAGACCCTCAACGTCTCCAAGGGCATGGAGGGGAAAGCAGCCGCCAGCGAGGCGGCCGTGATGGGGCGGCCTGACGGTGATGGGCGTGACAcggaggaggatggggagggggagaacgaggaaggagaggaggaggaggaagaggaggaggatgcggAGGTGGgcgaggaggaagaggaggagcacAGCGAGGAGGAAGACCTGGAGGAGACGACGGAAGAAGAGGATGATGACGACGACGACGAAGACGCGTCGGaggtgaaaagggaaaagggtgGGCAGCCCCGCAGAGGCAGCCGGGCGTCCAAATCCACCAAACCTGCCATGGCAACCAGGTCCCAGGAGATGGCCaaggtggaagaggaggaggaggaggaagaggaaggccagcgagggaggaagaggaaaaaggaacagGACGGTTTGGGCCAGAAGGTgaagctggaggagaagcagcactaCCCGTGCAAGAAGTGCCCCCGGGTCTTCAACAACCGTTGGTACCTGGAGAAGCACATGAATGTCACGCACAGCCGCATGCAGATCTGCGACAAGTGCGGCAAACGCTTCCTCCTCGAGAGcgagctgctgctgcaccacCAGACGGACTGCGAGAAGAACATCCAGGTGAGCCAGCCCCGGGGACGTCCCACCAGGGGATGGACAACCCACCAAGGGGGTGGAGCATCCCAGTGGGGATGGACATCCCACCAAGGTGGGGACATCCCACCAAAGGAGCATCCCACCGTGATGGGACATCCCAGTGGGGGAGGGACATCCCACCCACCGTGGAGGACATCCCGCCCAGCTACACCATGGGACGGGTTCATgctcaaataatatttttgctgttgcgGTTGGCACATGGCAGACAGGAGGGAACCTTACTTCACCCGTGACTCGTACGCAGGCTCAGGAGGGTCCCACGGTAGCATGGGACCAGAGGATTTGTGCCTGGGGACTGTGGCTTCCCCTTGGCCAGCTGGGTGGAAACATGGAGTAATTTTTgaagagtaatttttctttgagtttATTCCGTTAATCTGGATAAAACATTGCAAGCCCCTGATGGAGACACACTCCGGCCGTTCCCACCCAGGCTGAAACCAATTTAGCTTAATTCAAAGATTTGCTGACACAAGTTGAAATGGTTTTAATCTGCCTTTTGTGCTCTTTAGCTTGCGTATTAGCAAATTTCCGAACGCATCTGACATCCATGCGTGGCTCGGGCTTGGTGTGTCCTTCACCTAATGCTAACGAGATCCCACGTTTGCAAATTGACTCCGTTAAATCAGTGCGCTTTTGGGGGGATAGGTAGGCATCCCATCAGAGCAGCAAACGTGCATTCCTGCAGACCCCTGCAACCCATTTCCTAATCTGCAACAAGCTGTTTTGCATGACGCTGCCgctactaattaaaaaaataccaacttCGGGAGAGCTTTGCCCGTCATCCTTCCTGCCAACGACCGGATTTTAAATGGTCTTGCAGCTCTCCTAAACGAAGATAACGTAACCCAAGTGCTACTGGAGCCCTTTGCCGATGGCACCCCAAATAAAATGGGGAATGAAGCAGATCTGGGCACTAGGGTGTGCGGGGAATACGGAGGCACGAGTGGTCTTGGCTCAAGCAGGTGAAGGAGCCGTTGCCTGCACTGACCCGTCGGTGCATCTTCCTGAAAAATTCACAGTGCTGAGGTTGCtttttttggatgttttttccCAAAATTGGGCAAGTGCAGCTCTGATACCTGCATGGTGGTGGCTGTTTCGGAGCCTATTGTAAAGCctatgcaattaaaaatgagttttccCAGAACATTTCTTCAGCCTCATCTGCTTTCCTGATGGATAACATGGGGCTGTCGTCAcctcattgcttttttttttccccctttttattccttttccagGTCATTTCTGAGTAGGATGAACCACAACTGCCCATGCAGTGACCTCCTTCCATGGAAAAAGTGGATCATTACCTTAGTAATGAGTTGAGcgtttttaattttacaaatagCCAAATTCACTCCATTTGCTCTGATAATATTGAATAACTTTATCAATATACCATGGAATTATAGCTGGatggaaaagagattttttttcaactctATACCTATAATGGACAGtcttcatttcttgttttttaacCAGATCTGTGGAGGGACCATCCCTCTTATCCCGTTCggctctgctgctttcttcccctgTTTTGTCCCCAAATTTCATCCGTAATGCTTGAGGTGTTAGGCTTCATGTCGCTCCCTGTGATCATTTCCCATTGCCCTCCGCAGCCCCACGGACACCACAACAGTCATCCTGCCTCTGTTGCCCGAGAAACGATTCGTCCTTTGCTTTATCAGGTTGTTTCTCAAACTCATTTTTAGCCAGCTTCAGTATGGTTTTCCTCTTAACCTGCGagaatttttctcattttttttctctcatttggATGTTACTTCCACATTTTCGAGTGATGCTTTTTTGCGGTAACTGAGGACACAGGGCTCAGCCCTCCAGGGTGCTTGGTCCCAGCCTGGGGGCTTTTCTAcatctgctgctttccctctacctttaatttcaaaattcccctgcagcctttttcattttgagtgGAGAAAATGGATATTGATGTGTCTTTGATATCAGGCTCTGGTCCTGGATTTGTcctgaaatgtttcttaaagCAGACATAAAATTGTTCTGATCTGTGGAAATATATACTTAGGAACAGTAAAACTCAGAGGACTACTCATGTTGATATTCAAGGATGGCAAGATGAAGATGATGAGTGTTGGGAATGCCTCTGTGACCCTAATTTTGCCTCTCAGGCACCTAAATATAAATATAGAGAGAGATACTGTGACTACATGGCATAATGGTATATTTTCCAGGGTATCACAGCCTCATTCAGTGCAAACTTTGGTTGAAGCCCATCAATGAACATCTGTTCCTCTGGGTAGGAGGAGAAGCCAGAGGAATACCTCCCCAGGCTTACTGGTACCGCTCAGCCGTGCTGTTGCAAGATGCCTCCAAGGcatgaattattttctcaaCACATCTGCAAGGAGAAGGGACGGTTTTACCCCTGTTGGCCAAGAGGAAGATGAATCATGGAGAGATGAAGGGGAAAGAGTTGACccttggaggaaaaagagaaccTTGGCTCCTGGGAGGGTCCTCGGCCATGTGCTGCCCGCCATCTCTGCGCTCTAGCTGTGTGGATCTCGCTCTCCCGTGTTTCCCCGAGCACCAAACTGATCTCACGTGCTTCAAACAGGTCTCATGCTTGTTGGAACTTTGGAAAAAGTTGGAACTTTTCCTGGGAACTTTCAGAGAAAGATTGAACTTGTTGGAGCTGAAGCAAATCTCTACCATAACTTCTTGGGGGAGACTTTGCACATCATGTTGTTCTGCTTGTGCTGATGGACTGGTTTTGGGGTCCGTTTTGGTCCATTTGGATATGTTTGGAAAACTTACTTAGTGGTAAAGTATCCATAATATCTGCTGAAGACTGAAGTTGCACTGCCCTGGCTTGGGCTTCTCCTCGTTCCTATATTCTTTGCAGCCTTCTAATGCACagagggttgggtttttttaatgtaatggtTTTGTTGTGTGCCAGAATAAAATCCTCATTTAGGAATAGGGCCTTGGTGCACGAGCTGCTGTTTGTGCAAGTCCTAATATAGCCATTGATGGAGATGGCACGTCCTTCCCTGGAAAGTCATTGTCCCTTCCTCATCCGATGGATAGAAATTTGAGTTTTGGAGGTTTTGAAGTGACAAGGTCTGTAGCAGACTTGCTGGTTGTTATGATTTTTGATAGCTGTAGGTTTCATAGTGATGTTCCCTTTCAATGGATGAAGCTGATAGCCtggtaaaatgaaaatgctggtGGTGCCTGGGCATGTTCCTCTGCTTCCCTACCCATCCCCTCTCTCCTTGCAGTGCGTGACATGCGGGAAGGGGTTCAAGAAGCTCTGGTCCCTCCATGAGCACAACAAGATAGTCCACGGCTACGCCGAGAAGAAGTTCTCCTGCGAGATCTGCGAGAAGAAGTTCTACACCATGGCCCACGTGCGCAAACACATGGTTGGTGAGTGCGGAAGGCAGCGGTGCCACGGGGGGATCT of Aquila chrysaetos chrysaetos chromosome 3, bAquChr1.4, whole genome shotgun sequence contains these proteins:
- the ZBTB47 gene encoding zinc finger and BTB domain-containing protein 47 isoform X2, with product MDRLNEQRLFQPDLCDVDIVLVQHKSIFPAHKGVLAAYSQFFHSLFTQNKQLQRVELSLEALTSQGLQQILNFIYTSKLLVNSCNVQDVLNAAAVLQMNNIASSCQNLLDTRSLSLAADMALPAEGCTGPPPYYCEIKQEVDAPHPKIYAREGNDPYSVRVEDGAGGGTLPPGPAKQYYKEEKDDGPGAVCKMEGEESEEDLDSQGSYNREQIIVEVNLNNQTLNVSKGMEGKAAASEAAVMGRPDGDGRDTEEDGEGENEEGEEEEEEEEDAEVGEEEEEEHSEEEDLEETTEEEDDDDDDEDASEVKREKGGQPRRGSRASKSTKPAMATRSQEMAKVEEEEEEEEEGQRGRKRKKEQDGLGQKVKLEEKQHYPCKKCPRVFNNRWYLEKHMNVTHSRMQICDKCGKRFLLESELLLHHQTDCEKNIQCVTCGKGFKKLWSLHEHNKIVHGYAEKKFSCEICEKKFYTMAHVRKHMVAHTKDMPFTCETCGKSFKRSMSLKVHSLQHSGEKPFKCENCNERFQYKYQLRSHMSIHIGHKQFMCQWCGKDFNMKQYFDEHMKTHTGEKPYICEICGKSFTSRPNMKRHRRTHTGEKPYPCDVCGQRFRFSNMLKAHKEKCFRVSNPLALDTAAPQPAASPAPLPPGPGVSPLPLPLLHPLPQTLPPPPHLPPPPPLFPAGRINSNNN
- the ZBTB47 gene encoding zinc finger and BTB domain-containing protein 47 isoform X1, which translates into the protein MLIVEKTTDYPSAEYSLVEDVALHFTCLMDRLNEQRLFQPDLCDVDIVLVQHKSIFPAHKGVLAAYSQFFHSLFTQNKQLQRVELSLEALTSQGLQQILNFIYTSKLLVNSCNVQDVLNAAAVLQMNNIASSCQNLLDTRSLSLAADMALPAEGCTGPPPYYCEIKQEVDAPHPKIYAREGNDPYSVRVEDGAGGGTLPPGPAKQYYKEEKDDGPGAVCKMEGEESEEDLDSQGSYNREQIIVEVNLNNQTLNVSKGMEGKAAASEAAVMGRPDGDGRDTEEDGEGENEEGEEEEEEEEDAEVGEEEEEEHSEEEDLEETTEEEDDDDDDEDASEVKREKGGQPRRGSRASKSTKPAMATRSQEMAKVEEEEEEEEEGQRGRKRKKEQDGLGQKVKLEEKQHYPCKKCPRVFNNRWYLEKHMNVTHSRMQICDKCGKRFLLESELLLHHQTDCEKNIQCVTCGKGFKKLWSLHEHNKIVHGYAEKKFSCEICEKKFYTMAHVRKHMVAHTKDMPFTCETCGKSFKRSMSLKVHSLQHSGEKPFKCENCNERFQYKYQLRSHMSIHIGHKQFMCQWCGKDFNMKQYFDEHMKTHTGEKPYICEICGKSFTSRPNMKRHRRTHTGEKPYPCDVCGQRFRFSNMLKAHKEKCFRVSNPLALDTAAPQPAASPAPLPPGPGVSPLPLPLLHPLPQTLPPPPHLPPPPPLFPAGRINSNNN